One Desulfocurvus vexinensis DSM 17965 genomic window, GGTTGGCGGAGGAGGCATCCGATCGACACGCCTGGACCGCCGCATAGTTTGCGTCAGGCATCGCAGTCTGGAAGGTGATGTCAAATTTCCCCGCCGCCGTGCGCGTCACGGACGACACGTTGTAGCTCCCCAGGACCGTAACGACGCCCCCCGATGCATCGAACGCCACCCACGCGCGCACCCGCTGCCCGGCGGCCAGCGCCGCCGCCAGCCCCGCCGGGGTCACGGCCCGGCTGGTGTCCGTGCCTGCCTGGGCCTCGGCGGTGGTGGCCAGTTCGACCAGGCCCGGGGCGGTGGCCGTGGCCAGCCCCAGGCCGACGACCTGCGCGGCGGTCACCTCGTGGGGATTGTCCCTGCGCCCGGCGTGGGCGTCCGCGACGCCCCCGGCAGCGGCGGCCAGCGCCCGCAGGTCCGCATGGGTATCCGGCGCGACGTTGTGCGCGGCCACGCGGGCCGCCACATGCTCGCGCGAGGCAAGGACCACCGTGGGGTCGATCTTGAGGGTCACCGTCGCCGTGTTGGTCAGCACCAGGGGCAGCTTGAGGGCCAGCTCGCTGCCCGAGCCTTCGGCCAGCAGCGGCTTGTAGCTCTCCGGCGTGCTGGCCACGGCCACCAGGGTGCCGTCGGCGTCCAGCACGCCCGCCTCGCGGACGTACCACCCGCCCACCCCGGCGGGCAGGACCACCTCGGCCCACATCAGGGCCGGGTTCTCGGCGTCCTGCTCCAGGGTGTTGATGGGCGCGCGGTGGACCTCGTTGACCAGCGCGGTCATGCCCTCCGTGGGCGACACGGGGGCGCCCCCGCCGTCGCCCAGGGCGATATGCGTCAACTGCACCGTGGTGCCCCCGGCCAGGGCGGCGGCGATGAGCCCGTGCCCGGCGCGGGTGACGAGGCCGAAGTAGTTAGTCATGCTCTCCTCCAGAAGGCTGGA contains:
- a CDS encoding phage tail protein — its product is MTNYFGLVTRAGHGLIAAALAGGTTVQLTHIALGDGGGAPVSPTEGMTALVNEVHRAPINTLEQDAENPALMWAEVVLPAGVGGWYVREAGVLDADGTLVAVASTPESYKPLLAEGSGSELALKLPLVLTNTATVTLKIDPTVVLASREHVAARVAAHNVAPDTHADLRALAAAAGGVADAHAGRRDNPHEVTAAQVVGLGLATATAPGLVELATTAEAQAGTDTSRAVTPAGLAAALAAGQRVRAWVAFDASGGVVTVLGSYNVSSVTRTAAGKFDITFQTAMPDANYAAVQACRSDASSANRVMTKVVSVSAGVFSGAWGGDDSDGTWFDQPYNSLVVVQ